One segment of Lytechinus pictus isolate F3 Inbred chromosome 13, Lp3.0, whole genome shotgun sequence DNA contains the following:
- the LOC129275156 gene encoding ELL-associated factor 2-like: MATKGDRDQPAGQMFGSRKHELKLGKSFQEDNSCGFHTIRYDFKPASVDHSREAALDVGESNEVNITFPNVENKGSTVFGGSKKPYQKECVLIFDHRTGEFTLERLSCNIQVKRQRQEGTSKAQMAPRTQQTSSKSSPNPRSNSQVNKKKDTPIHSPASERKVERSPAPQPSPLAISEPSPAAPASVPSINDKDADSSDSYMSASDSDDDSGSSSSGSSSSDNDDDDGDRDTETKRTERTIVSSKFSPSQPSPASRLMNVSPQILTLSQDLQLSESGSDSDSD, from the exons ATGGCAACAAAAGGAGACAGAGACCAACCAGCTGGTCAGATGTTTGGAAGCAGAAAACATGAGCTTAAACTTGGAAAAAGCTTTCAAGAGGACAATAGTTGTGGATTTCATACTATAAGAT ATGATTTCAAACCAGCATCAGTTGATCATTCTAGAGAGGCGGCTTTAGATGTCGGAGAGAGCAATGAAGTTAATATTACATTCCCAAATGTAGAG aacAAAGGTAGCACAGTATTTGGTGGATCTAAGAAACCATACCAGAAAGAATGTGTGTTAATCTTTGATCATCGCACTGGTGAGTTTACACTGGAACGTCTCAGCTGTAACATTCAAGTCAAGAGGCAGAG ACAAGAGGGAACAAGCAAAGCTCAGATGGCTCCAAGAACCCAACAAACATCCTCTAAGAGTTCACCCAACCCTAGATCAAATAGCCAGGTTAACAAGAAAAAGGACACTCCAATTCACTCACCAGCAtcagaaagaaaag TTGAGCGGTCACCAGCACCCCAACCATCCCCCTTGGCCATTTCAGAACCTTCCCCTGCTGCACCAGCCAGTGTACCTAGCATCAATGACAAAGATGCTGACTCATCAGATAGTTATATGTCAGCcagtgacagtgatgatgatagtggtagtagtagcagcgGGAGTAGTTCTAgcgacaacgatgatgatgacggggaTAGGGACACAGAGACGAAGAGAACTGAACGAACAATAg TTTCTAGTAAATTTTCACCATCTCAACCAAGCCCTGCTTCAAGATTAATGAACGTCAGCCCTCAAATATTAACACTTA GTCAAGATCTTCAGTTAAGTGAATCTGGTAGTGACAGTGACAGTGACTGA